Genomic DNA from Thermanaerothrix sp.:
GTACGAATACAGTAACAGCGTACTTGTGGTGGCTAAAATCGCCGGGTCGTGGGTAAAGAGGGCGATTATCGGCTTTTTTACAAACTGGAGAAGGGTAATAATCCCCATCGCAATAACCGTACCTATCAGCTGATAACGATACAGACGGTTATAGGCTTCTTCAAACTTCTTAGCACCCACCAGGTACCCTACCTTTATTTGGACTCCCGCACCAATCGACATAGGAAGGATAAACACAAACCGGACGATGGTCTGGGCATACACCACCGACGAAACAGCAGCCGTACCAAAGGTGGTTATCAGGGCCATAATCACAATCTGGGCCACATTGTAGGAAAGAGATTCCCCCGCCGAAGGAAGCCCTATTTGAATAATTGTCTTGAATATAGAAGAGGGAATATTTTTCCAGTGGGAAAGACGGAACCGTACCTCTGGATATTTCTTAATTCTCCAGGCAAGAATGCCACAGGCCGCTATCTGGGAGATAACCGATGAAGCGGCAACGCCGGTTACCCCTAAAATGGGCAAGCCAAAGGGCCCATACAGGGAGATGGCATTCCCAATCACATTGATACCATTTGCAATAAAGGTGACCACCATGGTATCCCGGGTATAGCCATAGGCCCGAAGGACCGTCCCCTGCAACATGTTAAAGGCTACAAAAAAAGAACCAAAACCGCCAAATATTTTTAAGTACGTAATGGCATAGGACCGTACTGCGGGCTCCGCCTTGTACAGAGAAAGGAGGGGTCCCGCTCCCACCAAAATAAGAACCAACAACCCACCGGCCA
This window encodes:
- a CDS encoding MATE family efflux transporter: GYSQEAVAGVGIGNQYIFFIQLLFNIVCIGTSIVLAQYLGAKRHTEASQVIQGSILLVGALAGGLLVLILVGAGPLLSLYKAEPAVRSYAITYLKIFGGFGSFFVAFNMLQGTVLRAYGYTRDTMVVTFIANGINVIGNAISLYGPFGLPILGVTGVAASSVISQIAACGILAWRIKKYPEVRFRLSHWKNIPSSIFKTIIQIGLPSAGESLSYNVAQIVIMALITTFGTAAVSSVVYAQTIVRFVFILPMSIGAGVQIKVGYLVGAKKFEEAYNRLYRYQLIGTVIAMGIITLLQFVKKPIIALFTHDPAILATTSTLLLYSYYIEFGRSINLITISALKGAGDVRFPVGYGIFSMWCIMVLGAYLFGYKAGLGLVAVWLAIGTDETLRGLVMLGRWKSKRWMEKRLT